ATCAAAGATCACTGCAGCTATGCTGTAAATAGCTATTATCAGAGAAAGGGTGGGTCTGGTGCTAGCTGTGACTTCAAGGGTACTGCAACTTTGAGCTCAAATGCACCATCTTGTAAGTTTTAACTTTTTCTCTTCACTCATAACTCACTAAtcctttattttgtttctttaaaGATTTATtaactttttttgttttgttttgttttttgaatcaTCAGCCACTTCTGGATGTGTATATCAGTCCACTGCTGGGTATGTTTTCTAAGCTTATGACATATTTTATGTTAGATCTGGCATTGCATAAGCATCTCTTCAATGTAGAAATCTTGCTAATATTTCCATTTCAAAGCCTCTctttttttatacattttttctaTTTGGCTTTTTTAGACTTTATTTAGATTCCGCCAAAAAGTTTTatctttaaaataaagaaaagagttcTAACTGTTGCTCCTGGCTGTATGATAATAGCTTCAACTTAAAGCTCATTCTCATCCTCTTGAGTCttgaaaaaaggaagaaaaaggtTCTTTTTTATTAGTGTGAGTTATATACATCTTAAGTTGCAAGATTTGTAATCTTAAATATAAAATTGGTGACCTGATGATGTCAAATTTGTGTTAATTACAAATTGTAGGTTTTTGAAGGTAAGGGGTTGGTAATGGAAGTTAAAACTGTGTCTTTGGGTGTGAAAAAGTTTATAAATAAGAAAAGGTTGCAATTATTCATGCCTAAATGCAAAAGTGTAACTTGATTATGACACAATGGTATATTGTTGTGTAATTATAAGATTGCTGGTACTGTTTCTACTTCACCATAATCTTCCAATAGCCATTGTTAGTGTACTGTCACTATCAAATCTTCATTTGTTGAGTGTTTGTTTCTTTCAATATATGCGCATGTGAGCTGTCTCGATGTTGATATCATCTGTCTATTAATGTTCAATGAGTAGGGTGTACCTTTCTCTTTTGCTATAATGAAAATTTCAGGTGTGTATCTACCATCATTTAACATATTTAAATCATGTTAGGTCCTTCATTTAAATTGTATCATGCAACTTGCCTTCTCAAATTCGGTTCCTGTAACTTCTTATATGGAGTACCAAATATTAGTTGTTTTGCAAGCCTAACTAGCActactactttttttttttaattagtatttcaaaatatTAAAAACAAGAAATCATTACTACTAATACTTTTTATTCTTTCTAAAAACTACTCCCTGACGGGCTTAATTAGTCTGAGTGTTAATTAAATGACATATTTAAAGAGAGTAAAGGGTAGTGTAGACAAGTACTCTTAAAGGGTGTGCAAAAAtcttaaaataaagaaaatatgaacttgagGTAGTATTTTATATCGGTTAATTGGTTGGAATGCCTATTTTTGTTGTTTCTTGATATCCTTTTGTTTCTGGTTGTCAATAACAGTGGTGGAAGCACAACTCCAACAACAGGAACCACAAATCCATCAACAGGTGGCACCGGCACCAGCACCAGCACCGGGACTGGCACAGGAATGGGCACTGGAACAGGCACAACCACAACAGGGACTAATCCAGTTTTTGGACTTGGACCAACAGGAAGTGGCATGACCGACACCTCCGCGGGAACTACTACTCTTCATCAAAGCAGCAGTATCTTTTGCACAATGGCCCTTTTGTTTACAAGCGTTGTATACTTGAGGGTTTAAAGAAACAAGAATGGATGGCAGTGAATGATTGAAAAAAGGTTGAAAGGAATATAAGGGACAGTTGAGCATTATGCCACGGCAATATAATTTGCATGAATGATTCTAATTGATTAGAGTTTCTGGGTCATTAGGGGGGAATCGTGTGGACGCTTcttccactttttttttttttttttgtgattttctttttttcccccTTGTTGCATCAAAAAATTGGAACTGGATTCCCTTTAAGGGGAATGCGCTGTTGTTTATTAGTAGTAACTGCAGTAGTGTAGAAGGGCCACTCTTCTTTTTAGATTTTTCCCAATTTGTACTCTTCTTTTTAGATTTTTCCCAATTTGTATATCTGGAAAGTAGAGATAGGCTGTACTATTTTTTATTCAAATATTGTCACCAATGACTACTCGCGCTACCCTTCCCCTTCTGTATTAGACACTGTCCTATTTGTTATTGATTTTCTTGCTTTTTGCGTCTAAATTAAGATGCTAAGGAGTCGTATGCTAGGATGGATAACCAAAAATAATTCTGGGATAAAAAATTATCACTACTACTTTATTTCTTATTTGGTTAGTAATCTTGGGTAACTTTACCCCTTGTTTGGTTAGTAATCTTGGGATATTAGATACTGTCCTATTTGTTATTGATTTTCTTGCTTTTTGCGTCTAAATTAAGATGCTAAGGAGTTGTATGCTAAGATGGATAACCAAAAATAATTCTGGGATAAAAATTTATCACTACTACTTTATTTCTCATTTGTTTAGTAATCTTGGGTAACTTTACCTCTTGTTTGGTTAGTAACCCTGGATAAGTTATTTTAGGATAAAATAGTAAAGTTGACAATCCAAGGATTAATTAATACAATATATCTAACCGTCAATAAGAAATAATATCATGATAGTTAATTCAAGCATAACTAATTTCAGTATAATTAATTTCAACATAACTTGTCTtccaaataatataaaaatagctAATCCAAGCATGACTAATTTCAGTATAATTAATCCCAACATAACttgtcttccaaccaacttgTCTTTAAAGCCGAAGGAATCTTGGCTTTTTACCTTTGTCTTGTAAGGTAGAGGTGAATGGTGTCAGTGTGAAATTCGGTAAGTTATTTACAGTGTCAGTGTTATGTCGAGGAAGCGAcacccgaaaataaagaagataaagaacacaaaaCTTTAACGTGAAAAACCCTTCAAATCAACAATAACTACCCAGTAAAATTTcacatagtggggtctggggagggtaatgtgtacacaaaccttacccctgccccggtaggacagagaggttgtttccgatagaccctcggctcagaacgacgaaaataaagaaaaacaaaaaaagaaaagagaattcattagtaactccagtAAAAACCATTATAGTAACAGaagcataaaaatcaaaagatgaatgACTTGCAATAACAGTAACCAGAGTCTAAGGAATCTAAGATAAACAACAAGAATAGTGTGGGTTCAACATAAACTGCAAACCATCTAAGATCAACCCTAATCCAACCCCGCCTTACCCCCGGCATGCAGTAAGGAAAGCTCCACTACCCCTATCCTACAACTCTAATGCTAGTCCTCCaggccttcctatcaagggccatgtccttgGAAATCTGCAGACgaaccatgtcctgcctgatcacctctccccaatacttcttaggtctccctctacctcttctcgtgcccaccacggccaaccgctcacacctcctcaccggagcaTCGATGCTTCTCCTCTGTACGTACCCAAACCAtctaagcctcgcttcccgcatcttgtcatccacaggGGCGACGCCCACCTTTCTCCCAATATCTTCATTCCTGATCTTGTCTaacctagtgtgcccgcacatccacctcagcatacgcatctctgctactttcaacCTCTAGATAtgggagttcttaaccggccaatactctgccccatacaacattgCCGGTCTAGCCAcaactctataaaacttacctttgagtatcggtggcactttcttgtcacacaagactccagatgcaagcctccatttcatccagccCGCCCCTATGCGGTgagtgacatcctcgtcgatctctccgTCCCCCCTGAAtcaccgacccaaggtacttgaagctatcactcttggggatgacctgtgACTCAAGCCGCACGTCcccgctgtcacacctccttttacccaCACCCGGTAAATGGCATaaatataaaggagtttttccaattaaaggacaatcgaaacgggatcgtttatttattaaaaatcagagtcgccacttaggataatttagggtgtcccaagtcaccggtttaaaatcccgaatcgaggaagtttgactctattatcggtccgcgaacacaaaaatccgggtaaggaattctgttaacccgggagaaggtattaggcattcccgagttccgtggttctaacacggtcgctttgatcatacttggcttattaaaattatttaattactgattttagatcctatgtgcattttcCCTTTACcgttttaaatcacttgattattcgtagttaaagaattgagttacgcgtacgttgTAATAGCCCATATTTATGTTTGGCTATATTAGTCATTagcatacaaaaaaaaaaaagatatttggGCTAAAAGCCCACTGTAACTAATCTAATAAGAAgtgaaaaaaggggaaaaaaaccTAAATACATGATAGCAAACTTCTGCCGCACAAAGAGCTTATCCCGAAACCAAAGCTATAAACAAAGGTCCCAAATACACCAAAAATTGAAATACTGAAGTTTAAAAGATGGGGATATTCACTAGAATTGAGGCGGGAAGGATAGAACAAGGATTTGTAAAGTATTCTTTTGGTGCTGAAATCTTCTTGCGTGAAACAGAGAAGCAAAGACAGTTTGTTGAAGCAATTTTTCAACTCATATGGTAAACTTTCTTACTTACAGTTTGCTTAAGCTTATTATCTGGGTGTATATAATTTTATTAGGTACTAAAAGAAGTATTGTCAACAGTGATCCTTTATGGTTTAGGCTTATACACATATTAGGCATCATCCGGTGtgaaaagaattgaaagaacaaattATACAAGTTGAAATTGATAGATTATGGACCAGTTGAATTACACTTAGCATGGGTAAATATAATTTGGCGAATTgatgataaaatataaaattcGTAGGATTGGGTATCCTAAATTAGTGATGAATTTAGCATAAATGAAGCAATTAACACGAGATCAATGTTGATGTGGTTATAGATTGATTGAAGAAAATCGTACAAATCGTTCGAGGTGACGAGTTTGATATTTCGCACGAtaactgtgagtagtaatcttaacACAATTTGTATTTTCATAACCTACATggtttatatgttattttgaaaataaaatatgtTACTGAATGTTTGaaattgcatgtgggacaagtcctttACTTGATATGGTACTGAACAATTTACTGGAGATG
The Nicotiana sylvestris chromosome 11, ASM39365v2, whole genome shotgun sequence DNA segment above includes these coding regions:
- the LOC104246975 gene encoding PLASMODESMATA CALLOSE-BINDING PROTEIN 3-like, which translates into the protein MAAFMLSLVFFLAITGHSSASYCVCKDGVDEKILQENIDYACGSGADCTAIHQGGACYNPDTIKDHCSYAVNSYYQRKGGSGASCDFKGTATLSSNAPSSTSGCVYQSTAGGGSTTPTTGTTNPSTGGTGTSTSTGTGTGMGTGTGTTTTGTNPVFGLGPTGSGMTDTSAGTTTLHQSSSIFCTMALLFTSVVYLRV